One stretch of Microvirga lotononidis DNA includes these proteins:
- a CDS encoding sugar transferase: MLKSQAQGRLSTVLRLGSEATRRLFDIVFSALCLILLAPALLLIVAAIWLESGRPIFFKQVRLGKHGRPFHMYKFRKFHKDSGTSGPPLTLQKDPRLTSVGNFLASSKFDELPQLWNTLRGDMSVIGPRPESMAFADCFTGTFTEVLDHKPGILGPSQVTFRNENALYPRDSDPTEFYRREIFPAKALIDLQYYSQRSFLQDIMWLVYGVLAVLRIGPRLPRAKLANVHGESPHVMIPPPKSPLTIHNAAKTRGTEA, encoded by the coding sequence ATGCTGAAATCGCAAGCCCAGGGCCGTTTATCGACTGTCCTTCGGTTGGGCTCGGAGGCGACGCGGCGTTTATTCGACATTGTCTTTTCCGCCCTTTGTCTTATCCTCCTAGCTCCCGCTCTGCTGTTGATCGTCGCGGCGATCTGGCTGGAGAGCGGGCGCCCGATCTTCTTCAAGCAGGTGCGCCTCGGTAAGCACGGTCGCCCCTTCCACATGTACAAGTTCCGCAAATTTCACAAGGATAGCGGAACGAGTGGCCCTCCGCTCACCTTGCAGAAGGACCCGAGGCTGACCTCCGTCGGAAACTTCCTGGCATCCTCGAAGTTCGACGAGCTGCCGCAGCTCTGGAACACCCTCCGGGGCGACATGTCGGTCATCGGCCCTCGTCCGGAATCCATGGCGTTCGCAGATTGCTTCACAGGCACTTTCACGGAAGTGCTGGATCACAAACCCGGCATTCTCGGGCCAAGCCAGGTCACCTTCCGAAATGAGAACGCCCTTTATCCGCGAGATTCCGATCCAACCGAGTTCTACCGTCGGGAGATCTTTCCAGCCAAGGCGCTCATTGACCTGCAATACTATTCTCAGCGGAGCTTCCTTCAGGACATCATGTGGCTCGTTTATGGCGTGCTCGCCGTCCTTCGTATCGGTCCCAGACTGCCGAGAGCGAAACTGGCAAACGTCCATGGTGAGAGTCCGCACGTGATGATCCCGCCACCGAAGTCTCCTCTGACGATCCATAATGCGGCCAAGACACGGGGTACTGAAGCGTGA
- a CDS encoding glycosyltransferase family 2 protein: MNYVDGPLIDSYHDERQSSSSDYPFVSVIMPIRNESRFIEASLGAVLAQDYPGDRMEVLIADGMSTDDTRDIIARIAGSHPDVSVMIVDNPGRIASTGLNAGLAQARGDVIVRVDGHTFLEPDHVRQCIEALQRSGADHVGGRMETVSEGPFGEAVSWATGTGFGVGHGRFHYSDHEEWSDTVSMGAWPRQVFERIGLFDEEQVRNQDDEFNYRLLEHGGKILLCPSIKSKYYNRSTPRSLWRQYYQYGYWKIRVMQKHPLQMRPRQFAPPLLAAALLATFVLSPFFAWAAWGLALVLGSYLVANLIASTLTARQAGWRLMPRLSLAYGILHLSYGFGFLVGLIRFWNRWHDRGEWAALKPA; this comes from the coding sequence ATGAACTACGTAGATGGACCTCTGATCGACAGCTACCACGACGAGAGGCAATCCTCCTCATCCGATTACCCCTTCGTCAGCGTTATCATGCCAATCCGGAATGAATCGCGTTTCATCGAGGCGAGCCTCGGCGCAGTGCTTGCGCAGGATTACCCCGGCGATCGGATGGAAGTCCTGATCGCGGACGGCATGTCGACGGATGACACCCGCGACATCATTGCCCGTATCGCGGGTTCGCATCCGGACGTTTCTGTCATGATTGTCGACAATCCGGGGCGCATCGCGTCGACCGGCCTCAATGCCGGGCTGGCGCAGGCGCGCGGCGACGTCATCGTTCGTGTCGACGGCCATACCTTTCTGGAACCGGACCATGTTCGGCAATGTATCGAGGCCCTTCAACGTTCGGGGGCCGACCACGTGGGCGGCCGAATGGAGACCGTGAGCGAAGGACCGTTCGGCGAGGCGGTGTCCTGGGCGACCGGGACGGGTTTCGGCGTTGGGCACGGCCGTTTTCACTACTCGGATCACGAAGAGTGGAGCGATACCGTTTCGATGGGTGCCTGGCCCCGGCAGGTCTTCGAGCGGATCGGACTTTTCGACGAAGAGCAGGTGCGCAACCAGGACGACGAGTTCAACTATCGCCTTCTCGAGCACGGCGGCAAGATTCTGCTCTGCCCGAGCATAAAGTCGAAGTACTACAACCGCAGCACGCCCCGCTCGCTCTGGAGGCAGTACTACCAATACGGCTACTGGAAGATCAGGGTCATGCAGAAGCACCCTCTCCAGATGCGTCCCCGCCAGTTCGCACCTCCTCTCCTCGCGGCAGCTCTGCTCGCCACGTTTGTCCTGTCTCCCTTCTTCGCTTGGGCGGCATGGGGCTTGGCGCTTGTCCTGGGAAGCTATCTTGTCGCGAACCTCATAGCATCGACGCTAACCGCCCGGCAGGCCGGCTGGCGCCTCATGCCCCGTCTCTCTTTAGCGTACGGAATCCTCCATCTGTCCTATGGATTCGGCTTTCTGGTCGGCTTGATCCGCTTCTGGAACCGGTGGCATGATCGGGGAGAATGGGCTGCCCTAAAACCGGCTTAG
- a CDS encoding lipopolysaccharide biosynthesis protein translates to MWRGNSHSADLAPPIHSTMEDGSLSNGTNAGAFRRVVDRATGQFHTLRKHPFIRSASVAVGGAATAQFLTIAFSPLITRLYGPEAFGAVGVFTATVMIIGSFADLMYGTAIVLPPSGTEARSLLKLSALISIVISAISLLVFGVFRHEIAAAIGFSASPDLLFFAPVLILLSGLCQPLHHWLYRQGKFNEISRINIIEALANNVSKVSIGFVSATAPVLLVLGILSKLLQTILLWFRARPSIMRREEASAHPSDSPPTANSLRAVAYRYRDFPLFRAPQKWFRDLSYTIPSLMLASLVGPSAAGFYLLSTRVIQLPNTVIAEAAGPVFLARIAKASHESDALRPILLRGTVALAAIGLLPFGFVAVTGPWLFGLVFGAEWVIAGEYARWLALSSYFAFIAVPTLSAVPLMNLQGHLLVYEVGTTALRAGALAFGALYLQSDLAAIALFALAGSGATLAQILVCLVLSNSRVRAG, encoded by the coding sequence ATGTGGCGCGGAAACTCTCACAGCGCGGATCTCGCGCCTCCCATCCACTCTACGATGGAGGACGGTTCCCTTTCCAACGGCACTAATGCGGGGGCTTTTCGCCGTGTCGTCGACCGGGCGACCGGGCAGTTTCACACGCTGAGAAAGCACCCCTTCATCCGCAGCGCAAGTGTGGCCGTCGGAGGGGCTGCAACGGCTCAGTTCCTCACGATCGCCTTCTCTCCTCTGATTACGCGTCTCTACGGTCCTGAGGCCTTTGGCGCGGTCGGCGTCTTCACCGCGACGGTTATGATTATCGGCTCCTTTGCGGATCTCATGTACGGGACCGCGATCGTTCTGCCTCCATCCGGCACGGAGGCCCGATCGCTCCTCAAGCTTTCCGCTCTCATTTCGATCGTCATATCTGCAATCTCGCTTCTGGTTTTCGGGGTCTTCCGGCATGAGATCGCGGCTGCCATAGGATTCAGTGCTTCGCCGGACCTGCTGTTCTTCGCTCCAGTCCTGATCTTGCTCTCAGGCTTGTGCCAGCCGCTTCATCACTGGCTTTACCGACAGGGCAAGTTCAACGAAATCTCACGCATCAACATCATCGAGGCGCTGGCGAACAACGTCTCGAAGGTGTCGATCGGGTTCGTGTCGGCCACGGCCCCGGTGCTCCTGGTGCTCGGCATTCTATCAAAGCTTCTGCAAACGATCCTGCTATGGTTCCGAGCGCGTCCCTCCATCATGCGGCGGGAGGAGGCTTCGGCTCACCCATCGGATTCTCCGCCTACGGCGAACTCCCTGCGGGCCGTGGCCTACCGCTACCGTGATTTTCCCCTCTTCCGCGCGCCCCAGAAATGGTTCCGCGACCTGTCCTATACGATCCCGTCGCTGATGCTTGCCTCCCTCGTCGGCCCATCGGCCGCCGGCTTCTACCTCCTGTCGACCCGCGTCATTCAACTTCCCAATACCGTCATCGCGGAAGCGGCGGGGCCCGTATTCCTTGCCCGCATTGCCAAGGCCAGCCACGAATCGGACGCTCTGCGACCGATCCTGCTCAGGGGGACCGTCGCTCTCGCCGCGATCGGGCTGTTGCCGTTCGGGTTTGTCGCAGTGACCGGGCCGTGGCTGTTTGGATTGGTCTTCGGAGCCGAATGGGTGATCGCCGGCGAGTATGCGCGCTGGCTGGCGCTGTCTTCCTACTTTGCGTTCATAGCGGTGCCGACGCTGAGCGCAGTTCCACTGATGAACCTGCAAGGTCACCTCCTCGTGTACGAGGTCGGCACCACGGCTCTTCGGGCCGGCGCTCTGGCCTTCGGCGCGCTGTATCTCCAAAGCGATCTCGCCGCGATCGCTCTGTTTGCACTTGCGGGATCAGGCGCGACCCTCGCGCAGATCCTCGTGTGCCTCGTCCTGTCCAACAGCCGCGTCCGTGCCGGGTGA
- a CDS encoding SDR family NAD(P)-dependent oxidoreductase has protein sequence MRYEGTRVLITGADGFIGSHLAEALIAQSAKVTALSLYNSYDSYGWLDDLPDDARSRAKLIRGDLRDSAFIRRIVRDQDVVFHLGALIAIPQSYSTPHAYVETNIVGTLNVLEAAREFGVRRVVHTSTSEVYGTAITMPISESHPLQGQSPYSASKIGADMMSEAFARSFDLPVAILRPFNTFGPRQSERAIIPTIIRQALDRNCHEIRVGDTSPVRDLTFVQDTVAAFLTLGSAPNIEFGKAYNAGSGSAVTVADLINLILEATNCGKPVVQDPQRLRPVNSEVRALLADSSRLHREAGWQPRVRLSDGLERTINWWRDRIDRGLVRRDAGFST, from the coding sequence GTGAGATACGAAGGCACCAGGGTTCTCATCACCGGCGCAGACGGCTTCATCGGCTCTCACCTGGCGGAAGCTCTTATCGCCCAGTCGGCCAAAGTGACGGCTTTGAGCCTGTACAATTCCTATGACAGCTACGGATGGCTCGACGACCTCCCGGACGATGCCCGGTCCCGCGCGAAGCTGATCCGTGGCGATCTGCGCGACTCCGCGTTCATACGCCGGATCGTGCGCGATCAGGACGTCGTCTTCCACCTCGGCGCTCTGATCGCGATCCCTCAATCGTACAGCACGCCTCATGCGTACGTGGAAACCAACATCGTCGGGACCCTCAACGTCCTCGAGGCGGCGCGAGAGTTCGGGGTCAGGCGTGTGGTCCATACGTCCACCAGCGAGGTTTACGGGACGGCCATCACGATGCCGATCAGCGAGTCCCATCCCCTACAGGGACAATCGCCCTATTCGGCCTCGAAGATCGGTGCCGACATGATGTCGGAAGCCTTCGCTCGGTCGTTCGATCTGCCCGTAGCCATCCTCCGACCATTCAATACCTTCGGCCCTCGTCAGAGCGAGCGTGCCATCATCCCGACCATCATACGGCAAGCCCTTGACCGAAACTGTCACGAGATCCGCGTTGGCGATACATCTCCGGTTCGTGATCTGACGTTCGTTCAGGATACGGTCGCCGCGTTCCTCACCCTCGGATCCGCACCCAATATCGAATTCGGCAAAGCGTACAATGCGGGAAGCGGTTCCGCCGTCACGGTTGCAGACCTGATCAACCTGATCCTGGAAGCGACGAACTGCGGCAAACCTGTCGTTCAGGATCCCCAGCGCCTCCGGCCGGTGAATTCCGAGGTGCGTGCCCTCCTGGCTGATAGCAGCCGGCTCCATCGGGAGGCTGGATGGCAGCCGCGGGTGCGTCTGTCCGATGGTCTAGAACGAACGATTAACTGGTGGCGGGACCGTATTGATCGCGGCCTCGTCCGGCGAGACGCAGGCTTCAGCACCTAG
- a CDS encoding glycosyltransferase translates to MKLLYVTREAPYGDNEGFILPEIDSHIQAGWDVFVCPLDGRKLVHRIEQTVLDRTMTKLLISPSICAGAIAQFVRTPRLALDTLWKLVTHSRITLLPRNLAVWPKGLWLGRQVRLLNIQHIHAHWIAVPATMGFIAASVAEVPFSITAHRYDIAQGNLIPTKFEAASFVRAIDEGGASELAMQARSDQRRPIILRMGVNIPDQPAPSPPDGVFRGVVGARLAEKKGYGYLLEAVAIAKQQGLAVHIDAFGDGPLEAELRRKADKLGISELVTWQGSVGHETLLERIRSGDYHFGVLPSVTARDGDKEGIPVFLMEAMAAGLPVISTPNGGIRELVAPGTGILVEERDSDAIAAAMVRLARNPSERRAMGTAARDRIITDFSIEARMNQLRSLISKSVTSGPPYRQPVPETQQDFRKVIV, encoded by the coding sequence ATGAAGCTTCTCTATGTCACAAGGGAGGCGCCTTATGGAGACAACGAAGGCTTCATCCTCCCAGAGATCGACAGCCATATCCAGGCCGGATGGGACGTTTTCGTGTGTCCACTCGACGGCCGGAAGTTGGTGCACCGCATCGAGCAGACCGTCCTCGACCGGACGATGACGAAGCTCCTGATCAGCCCGAGCATCTGTGCGGGTGCCATCGCCCAGTTCGTCAGAACACCCAGGCTCGCACTGGACACTCTTTGGAAGCTTGTGACCCACAGCCGGATCACACTCCTGCCCCGCAACCTTGCCGTTTGGCCGAAGGGCCTGTGGCTGGGACGGCAGGTTCGGCTATTGAACATCCAGCACATTCATGCCCATTGGATCGCCGTTCCAGCCACGATGGGCTTCATCGCGGCCTCCGTCGCCGAGGTGCCCTTCAGCATCACGGCGCACCGGTATGATATCGCGCAAGGGAATCTCATTCCGACCAAGTTCGAGGCAGCGTCCTTCGTCCGGGCGATCGACGAGGGCGGAGCGAGCGAACTGGCGATGCAGGCCCGAAGCGATCAGCGACGTCCGATCATCCTTCGCATGGGAGTGAACATTCCCGATCAGCCTGCCCCCTCCCCGCCGGACGGTGTGTTCCGGGGCGTAGTGGGAGCCCGGCTTGCCGAGAAGAAGGGCTATGGTTACCTCCTGGAGGCCGTCGCCATTGCAAAACAACAGGGTCTTGCGGTCCATATCGACGCCTTCGGAGACGGCCCTCTCGAAGCCGAGCTACGGCGCAAGGCCGACAAGCTCGGGATCAGCGAACTGGTTACGTGGCAAGGGTCGGTCGGGCATGAGACGCTGCTCGAGCGCATTCGCTCGGGGGATTATCATTTCGGCGTCCTTCCGAGCGTCACGGCCCGGGATGGAGACAAGGAGGGCATCCCGGTGTTCCTCATGGAAGCCATGGCGGCCGGTCTCCCGGTCATCTCGACACCGAACGGCGGCATCCGGGAACTCGTCGCTCCCGGCACCGGCATCCTCGTCGAGGAACGCGACAGTGACGCAATCGCGGCAGCCATGGTCCGGCTCGCGCGAAACCCATCCGAGCGCCGCGCCATGGGAACAGCGGCCAGGGATAGGATCATCACGGATTTCTCGATCGAGGCCCGCATGAATCAATTGCGCTCTCTGATCTCCAAATCGGTCACGTCCGGTCCGCCGTATCGGCAGCCGGTACCGGAAACTCAACAGGATTTCCGGAAAGTCATTGTTTGA
- a CDS encoding MBOAT family O-acyltransferase, with translation MLFNSWTFWLFFAIVLPIYWLLPFRLQTFFLLAASYLFYGWWDWRFLPLIMFSTVMDFYLGLLIASTSTQATKQRLVWLSVAVNLLLLGVFKYYNFFSNEVVTALNSIGIHASLPVVQVLLPVGISFYTFQSMSYIFDIARGVTKPATSFWNFALYVSFFPHLVAGPIMRSGAKGQDALGRGLLKQIETPRIRRSDDFAVGLYYILLGLFKKVVIGDNMAVLVNTVFSRDTSELTGLECLVGVYAFAWQIYADFSGYSSIAQGVARWMGIDLMDNFKVPYLAISPSDFWRRWHISLSTWLRDYLYIALGGNRGGGSMVLRNLMITMILGGIWHGANWTFVFWGLYHGALLSIYRFMGWETAKPLSFMDRSWRIILMFHLVCFGWLLFRATSMHQVGDFLYLMATDWRVTPTAVAMLGLIAFYALPLFLFEYWASSRANNLLSLAQSPWIARAGVYAYAVLMLVFFQAPESHEFIYFQF, from the coding sequence ATGTTATTCAACAGTTGGACATTCTGGTTGTTTTTTGCCATTGTCCTACCGATTTACTGGCTTCTTCCATTTCGCCTTCAGACATTCTTTTTGCTGGCAGCCAGCTACCTCTTCTATGGATGGTGGGACTGGCGGTTTTTGCCTCTTATTATGTTTTCTACTGTGATGGATTTCTATTTGGGGCTCCTGATAGCATCGACTTCAACGCAAGCGACCAAGCAGCGACTTGTCTGGTTGTCGGTGGCCGTCAACCTGCTTTTGCTTGGCGTCTTCAAATACTACAACTTCTTCTCCAATGAGGTCGTTACGGCGCTCAACTCGATCGGTATCCACGCATCGTTGCCGGTCGTCCAAGTGCTTCTTCCTGTGGGGATATCGTTCTACACCTTTCAGAGCATGAGCTATATTTTCGATATCGCTCGTGGGGTGACAAAACCCGCTACGAGTTTTTGGAACTTTGCTCTCTATGTCTCATTCTTCCCGCATCTCGTCGCCGGGCCGATCATGCGCTCTGGCGCGAAAGGGCAAGATGCCCTTGGACGAGGACTTCTGAAACAGATTGAAACGCCGCGGATCCGTCGGTCGGACGACTTCGCAGTCGGACTTTACTACATCCTTCTAGGTCTTTTCAAAAAGGTCGTGATCGGCGACAACATGGCCGTTCTGGTCAATACCGTCTTCAGTCGCGATACATCCGAGCTCACGGGCCTCGAATGTCTTGTCGGTGTCTATGCCTTTGCGTGGCAGATCTATGCTGACTTCTCAGGCTACAGCTCGATAGCTCAGGGTGTCGCAAGATGGATGGGCATCGACCTGATGGACAACTTCAAGGTTCCCTATCTGGCGATTTCCCCCAGCGATTTCTGGCGCCGCTGGCACATTAGCCTATCCACGTGGTTGCGCGACTACCTTTACATCGCACTGGGCGGCAACCGTGGCGGAGGGTCCATGGTTCTCCGCAACCTCATGATCACGATGATCCTCGGCGGCATCTGGCATGGCGCCAACTGGACCTTCGTGTTCTGGGGCCTCTATCATGGGGCGCTTCTGTCGATCTACAGGTTCATGGGCTGGGAGACAGCAAAGCCGCTCTCTTTCATGGATCGCAGCTGGCGAATTATCCTGATGTTTCATCTTGTCTGCTTCGGCTGGCTTTTGTTCCGTGCCACAAGCATGCACCAGGTGGGTGACTTCCTCTACCTTATGGCTACTGACTGGCGTGTCACTCCGACGGCCGTCGCCATGCTGGGTTTGATCGCATTCTATGCCCTTCCTCTGTTCCTTTTCGAGTATTGGGCGAGCTCTCGTGCGAACAATCTTCTCAGCCTTGCACAAAGCCCCTGGATCGCCCGTGCCGGCGTATACGCGTACGCAGTTCTCATGCTCGTCTTCTTCCAAGCACCGGAAAGCCATGAATTCATCTACTTCCAATTCTAG
- a CDS encoding polysaccharide biosynthesis/export family protein gives MPFFHDSVRAGLVSLTRLLAAVPVLMGLNATGAWASYLVAPGDVIELSVVGLPELRQRATVNMEGQVSLPLIGLVNVAGLTLNDLQSKLRNDLTNKTVRNRAQDGSERAVYIYPEEITVTIAENRPIYVNGDVSRPGELPYRAKMTIRQAIALAGGLDVMRARAGVDPAMQEVDLQAEGRLLHAEYLRQQAVVARLSGELSGAPSKSADGAGSGGQPLTKVQRAQMEQLDIALEDYKKEVASLQKSVEQTQSQIGTLERLREELMQSYQQQAADVARLRQNLEKGLTSIGRLSEEQRALSFVSERLLQTEANLTIARRGEEEQKRQLQRVDDQRRLRLVREREEAENRLADIRTRIQAAGDKLMHVGALKSRGQENTTDNPSFKIFRKDGNTWSGSDAVYDTELMPGDVVEVMLPREIFKATE, from the coding sequence ATGCCGTTCTTTCATGACTCCGTTCGCGCTGGCCTCGTGTCGTTGACCCGACTGCTTGCAGCGGTGCCGGTGCTCATGGGGCTCAATGCGACCGGGGCTTGGGCGTCCTATCTCGTGGCGCCAGGCGACGTCATCGAGCTGTCCGTCGTCGGGCTGCCGGAGCTTCGTCAGCGAGCGACCGTCAACATGGAGGGACAGGTCTCGCTTCCACTGATTGGACTGGTCAACGTGGCCGGGCTCACCCTGAACGACCTCCAGAGCAAATTGAGGAACGACCTGACCAATAAGACAGTCCGCAACAGAGCCCAGGACGGGAGCGAGCGGGCCGTCTATATCTACCCGGAGGAAATCACCGTCACGATCGCCGAGAACCGGCCCATCTACGTGAACGGAGACGTCTCGCGGCCCGGCGAACTCCCATACCGGGCCAAAATGACGATCCGCCAAGCGATCGCGCTCGCCGGAGGATTGGACGTCATGCGCGCCCGAGCCGGCGTAGACCCTGCCATGCAGGAAGTGGATCTGCAGGCGGAAGGCCGCCTGCTTCATGCCGAGTACCTTCGGCAGCAGGCCGTCGTCGCGCGCCTATCCGGGGAGTTGAGCGGGGCGCCCAGCAAGAGCGCCGACGGCGCCGGTTCTGGAGGTCAGCCCCTGACGAAGGTGCAGCGCGCGCAGATGGAACAGCTGGACATCGCCCTGGAGGATTACAAGAAGGAAGTTGCGTCCCTTCAGAAATCGGTCGAGCAGACGCAGTCGCAGATCGGCACCCTCGAGCGGTTGCGGGAGGAGCTGATGCAAAGCTACCAGCAGCAGGCCGCCGATGTTGCCCGATTGAGGCAGAATCTGGAGAAGGGTCTGACCTCCATCGGGCGGCTCTCCGAGGAGCAGCGGGCGCTCAGCTTCGTCTCCGAACGGCTGCTCCAGACGGAAGCGAACCTCACCATCGCCAGGCGAGGCGAGGAAGAACAGAAGCGGCAGCTGCAGCGTGTCGACGATCAGCGACGGCTGAGGCTGGTCCGGGAGCGCGAGGAAGCGGAGAACCGGCTGGCCGACATTCGTACGAGGATCCAGGCTGCCGGCGACAAACTCATGCATGTCGGAGCGTTGAAGTCCCGAGGCCAGGAGAACACGACCGACAATCCCAGCTTCAAGATTTTCAGGAAGGATGGGAACACCTGGTCCGGCTCCGACGCGGTCTACGATACGGAGCTCATGCCAGGCGACGTCGTCGAGGTCATGCTTCCGCGTGAAATCTTCAAGGCAACCGAATGA
- a CDS encoding heparin lyase I family protein yields MTVTVISISALALLLIRYQSRALASIATTHLSFSLLQWSASVLEQEVIQYQGMIYRIAASSPHNFQMLDDDILRFEVRRGDRYRSASWTDEEGIERSEMGETSNHKLTGEGSHFHATYKMMIEPGAKNTAQWLVTGQLFTGGTPPFEIKFMGNDKMAVVIKYGTSSSPVEKTIYLDTADIQRGKWYDMEVDVQLDAAGSNGHAYVWRDGAKIANYTGKIGYTNATESHWEMGAYRKSPTGGESFAVNYKDIDLTYGSAGHSDGN; encoded by the coding sequence TTGACCGTCACGGTCATCTCGATTAGCGCCCTTGCGCTGCTCCTCATCCGGTATCAATCCCGTGCACTCGCCTCGATCGCCACGACCCACCTCTCGTTTTCATTGCTGCAATGGTCAGCCTCCGTCCTGGAGCAGGAGGTTATTCAGTATCAAGGGATGATTTACCGGATCGCCGCCTCCAGCCCGCACAACTTCCAAATGCTCGACGATGACATCCTTCGGTTCGAGGTTCGCCGGGGAGACCGGTACCGGTCGGCCTCCTGGACGGACGAGGAAGGAATTGAACGTTCTGAGATGGGCGAGACGTCGAACCACAAGCTGACGGGCGAGGGCAGCCACTTCCACGCGACGTACAAGATGATGATCGAGCCGGGCGCCAAGAACACCGCCCAGTGGCTCGTCACCGGCCAGCTCTTCACCGGAGGCACGCCGCCCTTCGAGATCAAGTTCATGGGCAACGACAAGATGGCCGTGGTGATCAAGTACGGCACCTCGAGCTCGCCGGTCGAGAAGACCATCTACCTCGACACCGCCGACATCCAGCGCGGCAAGTGGTACGACATGGAGGTCGACGTCCAGCTCGACGCCGCCGGCAGCAACGGCCATGCCTATGTCTGGCGCGACGGCGCCAAGATCGCCAACTACACAGGCAAGATCGGCTACACCAACGCCACCGAGTCGCACTGGGAGATGGGTGCCTACCGCAAGTCCCCGACCGGCGGCGAGAGCTTCGCCGTCAACTACAAGGACATCGACCTGACCTACGGTTCCGCCGGACACAGCGACGGGAACTAG
- a CDS encoding polysaccharide deacetylase family protein: MLMEREVTAAMPRVLTYHDVVEEHPDASGFPGGGPALYKLPARVFARHLDAIAATAASPILLPQLRSSHVDDATPLLITFDDGGVSAANIIADALERKGWRGHFFVTTDYIGRKGFMTSAQIRDLTSRGHIIGTHSCSHPRRMSACSPQILRDEWHRSRMVLSEILDKPVTAGSVPGGYYSENIAIAAAASGLTDLFTSEPTTRMTMVNGLRVYGRFSIYRRTPLTKVTAIASGRRLAIVREAVAWELKKAIKLAGGETYLKLRKLILDRQHRYLL; encoded by the coding sequence ATGCTGATGGAACGGGAGGTAACAGCCGCCATGCCGCGCGTGCTGACATATCACGACGTTGTCGAAGAACACCCCGACGCCAGCGGCTTTCCGGGCGGTGGCCCGGCGTTGTACAAGCTACCTGCGCGTGTATTTGCACGCCATCTCGACGCCATCGCGGCCACGGCAGCTTCGCCGATCCTGTTACCACAACTCAGAAGCTCGCATGTGGATGATGCAACGCCCCTATTGATTACGTTCGACGACGGTGGCGTTAGCGCGGCGAACATCATTGCGGATGCGCTCGAGCGAAAAGGCTGGCGCGGACATTTCTTCGTCACGACCGATTATATCGGGCGCAAAGGTTTCATGACGTCGGCGCAGATTCGCGACCTCACCTCAAGAGGACACATCATCGGCACACACTCCTGCAGCCACCCGCGACGGATGTCGGCATGTTCCCCGCAGATATTGCGCGACGAGTGGCACCGAAGCCGGATGGTCTTGTCGGAGATCCTGGACAAGCCGGTCACGGCCGGTTCGGTCCCAGGTGGCTACTACTCGGAGAACATTGCAATCGCGGCCGCCGCATCGGGCTTGACGGACCTCTTCACCTCGGAACCTACGACTCGCATGACGATGGTGAATGGACTGCGCGTCTATGGCCGCTTCTCGATCTACCGACGGACGCCGCTGACCAAAGTCACCGCAATTGCGTCGGGCCGCCGGCTTGCGATCGTGCGTGAGGCGGTTGCATGGGAGTTGAAGAAGGCGATAAAGCTTGCCGGCGGAGAGACTTACCTGAAGCTTCGTAAGCTCATCCTAGATCGTCAGCATCGCTATTTACTGTGA
- a CDS encoding VanZ family protein, producing the protein MLSVFRQRNLRICAWFCVVLLAYLSLIPGDLEIRTGAPTRLEHFAAYFGATLFFMFGYPRRRVFAAISLMVYACCLELGQLISPGRFASAIDATASMMGVGAAGALSVLISASVLVSGPSFPGERHDLTKRLLEERSDHSHWQK; encoded by the coding sequence GTGCTGAGCGTCTTCCGTCAACGGAACCTGCGTATCTGTGCATGGTTCTGCGTCGTGCTGCTCGCGTACTTGTCACTGATCCCCGGGGATCTTGAAATCCGGACCGGTGCTCCGACCCGGCTCGAGCATTTCGCCGCGTACTTCGGCGCTACGTTGTTCTTCATGTTCGGATATCCGCGGAGACGAGTCTTCGCCGCCATATCCCTCATGGTTTACGCCTGTTGCCTCGAGTTGGGCCAACTGATCTCGCCAGGACGATTTGCGAGCGCCATCGATGCAACGGCAAGTATGATGGGAGTCGGCGCGGCAGGAGCGCTGTCGGTCCTGATCTCGGCTTCGGTTCTGGTTTCAGGACCGAGCTTTCCCGGGGAGCGACACGACCTAACGAAGCGTCTGCTGGAAGAACGGAGCGACCATTCGCATTGGCAGAAGTGA